One stretch of Pseudomonas fluorescens Q2-87 DNA includes these proteins:
- a CDS encoding sensor histidine kinase, with protein MRSIQRRLSLGLIGVMVVVGLVLAQTSLWLFELGLQRYLEAGLRNDSENLLVALVRGPQGLQLDERRLSPAYQRPFSGHYFRIDFADVHWRSRSLWDQELPRLDHPGLHSNLQLGPEGQKLLVLRTDYRRLGQGISISVAQDYTPVRDSFRRMQQVGLGLGLAGLLLILLLQRLTVRRALRPLDRAREQIAQLQRGQRSQLDEQVPRELEPLVAQINHLLAHTEDSLKRSRNALGNLGHALKTPLAVLQSLASNAKLDPYPELRKLLLDQLEQVRQRLNRELNRARLSGDALPGAHLDCDAELPGLLATLNMIHGEHLQLSYVAPPGLHLPWDREDLLELLGNLLDNACKWADAEVRLTVNETTAGFSLAVEDDGPGIPKDRRDQVFSRGTRLDEQTDGHGLGLGIVRDIVDSWGGMLALDDSEWGGLKVVIELPKR; from the coding sequence GTGAGATCGATCCAGCGGCGCCTGAGCCTGGGCCTGATCGGTGTCATGGTGGTGGTCGGCCTGGTTCTGGCGCAAACCAGTTTGTGGCTGTTCGAGCTGGGCTTGCAGCGCTACCTGGAAGCCGGGCTGCGTAACGACAGTGAAAACCTGCTGGTTGCCCTGGTGCGCGGGCCACAGGGTTTGCAACTGGATGAGCGGCGCTTGTCGCCAGCCTATCAACGGCCGTTTTCCGGGCATTATTTCCGCATCGACTTCGCTGATGTGCATTGGCGTTCCCGCTCGCTGTGGGACCAGGAACTGCCCCGGCTCGACCATCCAGGCCTGCACAGCAACCTGCAACTGGGGCCCGAGGGCCAGAAACTGCTGGTGTTGCGTACCGACTATCGGCGACTGGGCCAGGGGATTTCCATCAGCGTGGCTCAGGACTACACGCCGGTGCGTGACAGCTTTCGGCGGATGCAGCAGGTCGGCCTCGGCCTGGGGTTGGCGGGGCTGCTGTTGATCCTGCTGCTGCAACGCCTCACTGTGCGCCGGGCCTTGCGTCCGCTGGATCGCGCCCGGGAGCAGATCGCGCAGTTGCAACGCGGGCAGCGTTCGCAACTTGATGAACAAGTGCCGCGGGAGCTGGAGCCCCTGGTGGCGCAGATCAACCACCTGCTGGCCCACACCGAAGACAGCCTCAAGCGTTCCCGCAATGCCCTGGGCAACCTGGGCCATGCCCTGAAGACTCCGCTGGCGGTGCTGCAAAGCCTGGCGTCCAATGCGAAGCTCGACCCCTATCCCGAGTTGCGCAAGCTGTTGCTCGATCAGTTGGAGCAAGTCAGGCAGCGTCTGAACCGTGAACTCAACCGCGCCCGACTGTCCGGCGATGCCTTGCCCGGCGCGCACCTGGATTGCGATGCCGAACTGCCAGGGCTGCTGGCCACGCTCAACATGATCCACGGCGAACACCTGCAACTGAGCTACGTGGCCCCACCAGGCTTGCATTTGCCTTGGGACCGGGAGGATCTGCTGGAGCTGCTGGGCAACCTGCTGGACAACGCCTGCAAATGGGCCGACGCCGAGGTGCGCCTGACGGTAAACGAGACAACCGCAGGGTTCAGCCTGGCCGTGGAAGACGACGGCCCGGGCATTCCCAAGGATCGCCGCGACCAAGTGTTCAGCCGCGGCACCCGACTGGACGAGCAGACCGATGGACACGGCCTGGGGCTGGGCATCGTGCGGGACATCGTCGACAGCTGGGGCGGGATGCTGGCGTTGGACGACAGCGAGTGGGGCGGGTTGAAGGTCGTGATCGAACTGCCCAAGCGCTGA